Proteins from a single region of Microcoleus sp. FACHB-672:
- a CDS encoding helix-turn-helix domain-containing protein has translation MLSVKQPELGNLMRQLRINAGLTQEQFAAKLGVSFSTLNRWENGHSTPSPLAMQIIEQQAHQLGEGGQELLKHLGK, from the coding sequence ATGCTCTCAGTAAAGCAGCCAGAACTCGGTAATCTGATGCGCCAGTTGCGAATTAATGCAGGGCTGACTCAGGAACAATTTGCGGCAAAGCTGGGCGTATCTTTTTCAACGTTGAATCGGTGGGAAAACGGTCACTCTACCCCCTCACCTTTGGCAATGCAGATAATTGAGCAGCAAGCGCATCAGTTGGGAGAGGGAGGGCAAGAGTTATTAAAACACTTGGGGAAATAA